Proteins found in one Diorhabda sublineata isolate icDioSubl1.1 chromosome 9, icDioSubl1.1, whole genome shotgun sequence genomic segment:
- the LOC130448898 gene encoding protein muscleblind isoform X10, translating into MAMVNMNNLLNGKDSRWLQLEVCREFQRNKCSRPDSECKFAHPATNVEVQNGRVIACYDSIKVCCFR; encoded by the coding sequence ATGGCTATGGTCAACATGAATAATCTTTTGAATGGAAAAGACTCCAGATGGTTGCAATTGGAAGTATGTAGGGAGTTCCAGAGAAATAAGTGCTCCAGGCCGGATTCAGAGTGCAAATTTGCACATCCAGCCACCAACGTCGAAGTCCAGAACGGTCGTGTTATAGCTTGTTACGATAGTATtaag
- the LOC130448898 gene encoding protein muscleblind isoform X11 produces MAMVNMNNLLNGKDSRWLQLEVCREFQRNKCSRPDSECKFAHPATNVEVQNGRVIACYDSIKVSSP; encoded by the coding sequence ATGGCTATGGTCAACATGAATAATCTTTTGAATGGAAAAGACTCCAGATGGTTGCAATTGGAAGTATGTAGGGAGTTCCAGAGAAATAAGTGCTCCAGGCCGGATTCAGAGTGCAAATTTGCACATCCAGCCACCAACGTCGAAGTCCAGAACGGTCGTGTTATAGCTTGTTACGATAGTATtaag